A genomic region of Staphylococcus roterodami contains the following coding sequences:
- a CDS encoding DUF1433 domain-containing protein, with translation MKKRYVFVVVVAIIIGLIVIAYAHNKQIKAHYIETQEKRIDLYFKHNLNNYKNMKVTDFHKTPMGGYFIVGYINDDKKYKFQASIDSGSNNQYQKDIGYHEDKLGKLFKEKDPKYKLSVDEIIEKEHLDKSEYEADPPLFFFSGRLE, from the coding sequence ATGAAAAAAAGATATGTATTTGTGGTAGTTGTTGCAATAATAATAGGCCTAATTGTTATTGCTTATGCGCATAATAAACAAATAAAGGCTCATTACATTGAGACACAAGAAAAACGAATTGATTTGTATTTTAAGCATAATCTTAACAATTATAAAAATATGAAAGTGACAGATTTCCATAAAACTCCGATGGGTGGGTATTTCATTGTAGGTTATATAAATGATGATAAAAAATATAAATTCCAAGCAAGTATAGATTCGGGAAGCAATAATCAATATCAGAAAGATATTGGTTACCATGAAGATAAATTAGGCAAATTATTCAAAGAAAAAGACCCTAAATATAAACTCTCAGTCGATGAAATAATTGAAAAAGAACACTTAGACAAAAGTGAATATGAAGCCGATCCACCATTATTCTTCTTTTCAGGGAGACTAGAGTGA
- a CDS encoding DUF3969 family protein → MITFENIQQLEKYTLMTMHGLFNQLKLGIISIENAEHTLFTPYMLETLSSLGVKDSIVDLIHKGTELEDFAAFNLSIEDTVTVCLQRTEELLNHYKNVEFNDKILINWRIIQE, encoded by the coding sequence ATGATAACATTTGAGAATATACAACAACTTGAGAAATACACCTTAATGACTATGCATGGTCTTTTTAATCAACTTAAACTCGGCATTATTTCAATCGAAAACGCAGAGCATACGCTTTTTACACCTTATATGTTGGAAACGCTCTCTTCCCTAGGCGTGAAAGACAGCATTGTCGATTTAATTCATAAAGGGACTGAATTAGAAGATTTTGCGGCATTTAATTTATCAATTGAAGATACAGTTACAGTCTGTTTACAAAGAACTGAAGAACTATTAAATCATTACAAAAATGTGGAATTCAATGACAAAATATTAATCAATTGGCGTATTATACAAGAGTAA
- a CDS encoding DUF1433 domain-containing protein — protein MKKKYILILLTVILIGLVVVVCVTHKHKKEHYIETQEKRIDLFFKYNLNHYKSLKVTRFKKSPMDSYFIGGYINNNKDYEFQAFINVGDRKQFQRDIGYDEEKLGKLIKEKEVKNWKTVDQIIKKEHLDKSEYEAEPPLFFFSGSLD, from the coding sequence ATGAAAAAGAAATATATTTTAATATTGCTTACAGTAATTTTAATAGGACTGGTAGTCGTGGTATGTGTGACTCATAAACATAAAAAAGAACATTATATTGAGACGCAAGAAAAGAGAATAGATTTATTTTTTAAGTATAACCTGAATCATTATAAGTCACTTAAAGTAACGAGATTTAAAAAGTCGCCAATGGACAGTTATTTTATAGGTGGTTATATAAATAACAATAAAGATTATGAATTTCAAGCTTTTATTAATGTAGGTGATAGAAAGCAATTTCAAAGAGATATAGGATATGACGAAGAAAAACTTGGAAAACTAATAAAGGAGAAAGAAGTAAAAAATTGGAAAACCGTCGATCAAATAATTAAAAAAGAACACTTAGATAAAAGTGAATATGAAGCGGAACCACCGTTGTTCTTCTTTTCAGGATCGTTGGATTAG
- a CDS encoding excalibur calcium-binding domain-containing protein encodes MNTENNKDQNQTDKSSERRGMLKGCGGCLISLILLIILISSCSMLIGNNDDSSSNKSSKTETSSKDKNKKEDKSKSDKNTDKDKQETDATVTNENSESRQHDNTQSTPQVKSSNEETNTNNIDDNPQKNLKDNDKSKQNQQPSQPKTSPEPESNTQQSFSNCTELRKVYPNGVNAGHPAYRPHLDRDKDNRACEPGKG; translated from the coding sequence TTGAATACTGAAAACAACAAGGATCAAAACCAAACTGATAAAAGTTCTGAAAGACGTGGCATGTTAAAAGGATGTGGTGGATGTCTTATTTCTTTAATTTTATTAATTATCTTAATATCATCATGTTCAATGCTTATAGGTAACAATGACGATTCGTCATCTAATAAATCGTCAAAAACAGAAACGAGTAGTAAAGACAAAAATAAAAAAGAAGATAAGTCAAAATCTGATAAAAATACTGACAAAGATAAACAAGAAACAGATGCAACAGTTACAAATGAAAATTCAGAGTCGAGACAACATGACAATACACAATCTACACCTCAAGTTAAATCATCAAATGAAGAAACTAATACAAATAATATTGATGACAACCCACAAAAGAACCTTAAAGATAATGATAAGTCAAAACAAAATCAACAACCTTCACAGCCAAAGACTTCACCTGAACCAGAATCGAATACACAGCAGTCATTTTCAAATTGTACGGAACTAAGAAAAGTTTATCCTAATGGTGTAAATGCAGGTCATCCAGCCTATCGACCTCATCTTGATAGAGATAAGGATAATCGTGCATGTGAACCAGGTAAAGGTTAA
- the pepA1 gene encoding type I toxin-antitoxin system Fst family toxin PepA1, whose translation MMLIFVHIIAPVISGCAIAFFSYWLSRRNTK comes from the coding sequence GTGATGCTTATTTTCGTTCACATCATAGCACCAGTCATCAGTGGCTGTGCCATTGCGTTTTTTTCTTATTGGCTAAGTAGACGCAATACAAAATAG
- a CDS encoding DUF4352 domain-containing protein, whose protein sequence is MSNQFKSEEERRQWEQFQAFQNQQNQQHQQYGQKKSKKGWFWGCGGCLVLFILIIIGISACTAGITGNLGGNNSKETNKTHKIGETVKNGDLEVTVNSVETMKSVGPSIAPTNAKGTFVVADVTIKNKGKEALTIDSSMFKLKSGDKTFEADNTGSMSANQNDNGSIENSFFLQRINPDSTAQGKIVFDVSESIANAKDKKLEVISSLFSVKKITFDLSDAKKTSKSKKENNDADVATASSNSDNVSYEASATTPATSSSANNDSEENEQSSKDEDKQDESQSDKSSVEKSESKAETATAESAPQSKPATSEAPPSQNNHNENNMYDASTE, encoded by the coding sequence ATGAGCAATCAATTTAAAAGCGAAGAAGAGCGAAGACAATGGGAACAATTCCAAGCTTTCCAAAATCAACAAAACCAACAGCACCAGCAATACGGGCAAAAGAAATCTAAAAAAGGATGGTTCTGGGGTTGTGGTGGTTGTCTAGTATTATTTATTTTAATAATTATTGGTATTTCTGCATGCACAGCCGGTATCACTGGTAACCTGGGTGGAAATAATTCTAAGGAAACGAACAAAACCCATAAAATTGGAGAGACTGTAAAAAATGGTGATCTTGAAGTCACAGTTAATTCCGTTGAAACTATGAAATCAGTTGGTCCATCTATCGCACCAACAAATGCTAAAGGTACATTTGTCGTTGCTGATGTTACAATTAAAAATAAAGGTAAAGAAGCATTAACAATTGATAGTTCAATGTTTAAACTGAAATCTGGTGATAAAACATTTGAAGCAGATAATACAGGCTCAATGTCTGCTAATCAAAATGACAACGGTAGTATAGAAAATTCATTTTTCTTACAACGTATAAATCCAGATAGCACTGCTCAAGGTAAAATTGTTTTCGATGTGTCAGAAAGCATAGCCAATGCAAAAGATAAAAAATTAGAAGTTATTTCTAGTTTATTTAGCGTTAAGAAGATTACATTTGATTTATCCGATGCTAAAAAAACATCAAAAAGTAAAAAAGAAAACAACGATGCGGACGTTGCTACAGCAAGTTCAAATAGCGATAATGTAAGTTATGAAGCTTCGGCTACTACACCTGCTACATCTTCTAGTGCGAATAACGATTCTGAAGAAAATGAACAGTCTAGTAAAGATGAGGATAAACAGGATGAATCTCAGAGTGATAAATCTAGTGTAGAAAAAAGTGAATCTAAAGCGGAAACTGCTACTGCAGAATCAGCACCTCAAAGCAAACCTGCTACAAGTGAAGCACCACCTAGTCAAAATAATCACAACGAAAATAACATGTATGATGCTTCAACAGAATAA
- a CDS encoding DUF4909 domain-containing protein, translated as MRKFLKHKWMKVCLIINVVIILSSCGTSNKIEGQHFDIQQHNKNIGSIYFSLDYAQVKGLEKGTAKYFINKVGSKRYLFIEYIPNDVLNCKPEFWETQKYKKEKNTYYVYLIENLDDEVFHLSALQNIDQKSINDVDDLASIAKSPHQNDRITLKIKKS; from the coding sequence TTGAGAAAATTTTTAAAACATAAGTGGATGAAAGTTTGTTTAATAATAAATGTTGTAATTATTTTAAGTAGTTGTGGCACGAGTAATAAAATAGAAGGTCAACATTTTGATATACAACAACACAATAAGAATATCGGTAGTATTTATTTTTCGTTAGATTATGCACAAGTTAAAGGTTTGGAAAAGGGGACTGCAAAGTATTTTATTAATAAAGTAGGTAGTAAACGTTATTTATTCATTGAATATATTCCAAATGATGTACTGAATTGTAAGCCGGAATTTTGGGAAACGCAGAAATATAAAAAAGAAAAGAACACATATTATGTATACTTGATTGAAAATTTAGATGATGAAGTATTTCATTTAAGTGCGTTACAGAACATTGATCAGAAATCTATTAATGATGTAGATGATTTGGCCTCAATTGCTAAATCACCACATC